The following proteins come from a genomic window of Malus sylvestris chromosome 4, drMalSylv7.2, whole genome shotgun sequence:
- the LOC126618781 gene encoding basic blue protein-like isoform X2 encodes MWLRIPVYSHRLSLLLQCEQVHAVEYTVGDEKGWSPSADLSHWTEGKKFKAGDVLVFKYTDPNLYVVAISNEDSYVHCDLYAGGMDRYRSGNDHVVLKKGINYFIPAGGSYCEKGMKIAVDAE; translated from the exons ATGTGGCTTCGTATTCCAGTCTATAGTCACAGGTTAAG TTTACTACTCCAATGTGAACAAGTTCATGCGGTAGAATACACAGTTGGGGATGAGAAAGGATGGAGCCCTAGTGCTGACTTATCTCATTGGACCGAGGGCAAGAAGTTCAAGGCTGGAGATGTTTTGG TTTTCAAATATACCGATCCCAACCTCTACGTAGTTGCTATATCGAACGAAGATAGCTACGTGCATTGTGACCTATATGCTGGGGGAATGGATAGATACCGTTCAGGAAACGATCATGTGGTGTTAAAGAAGGGCATAAACTATTTCATACCAGCTGGTGGGTCTTATTGTGAAAAGGGAATGAAAATTGCAGTTGATGCGGAGTAA
- the LOC126618781 gene encoding basic blue protein-like isoform X1: MSIKMNKILVIGFGLLVSLLLQCEQVHAVEYTVGDEKGWSPSADLSHWTEGKKFKAGDVLVFKYTDPNLYVVAISNEDSYVHCDLYAGGMDRYRSGNDHVVLKKGINYFIPAGGSYCEKGMKIAVDAE; this comes from the exons ATGTCAATCAAAATGAACAAAATTTTGGTCattggatttgggcttttggtcAGTTTACTACTCCAATGTGAACAAGTTCATGCGGTAGAATACACAGTTGGGGATGAGAAAGGATGGAGCCCTAGTGCTGACTTATCTCATTGGACCGAGGGCAAGAAGTTCAAGGCTGGAGATGTTTTGG TTTTCAAATATACCGATCCCAACCTCTACGTAGTTGCTATATCGAACGAAGATAGCTACGTGCATTGTGACCTATATGCTGGGGGAATGGATAGATACCGTTCAGGAAACGATCATGTGGTGTTAAAGAAGGGCATAAACTATTTCATACCAGCTGGTGGGTCTTATTGTGAAAAGGGAATGAAAATTGCAGTTGATGCGGAGTAA